DNA from Granulicella arctica:
ACGCCGAAGGTGATGGGAATGAACGTCGTCGGTGCGCTGTTCTGCGGGAAGGCGTTGAAGGCTGTGCTTCCGCTGGGAGTGTTTGCCGTCGTCGTACCTGTCTCGGCACGGCGCGAGTTCGCGGTATAGATATACCGCGCTTCGACGAAGAACTTCTCGTTAGCAAACTGCGAGGGCTTGTATGTATAGCCCAGGCCCGCGTTCACGCCAAATGCATTGCTGGTATACGAATCGATCGGCTGGTTCGCCTGATACTCGTAGCAATAGCCATAGTAGTCGCAATACTCGCCGGTAGTGGGCGTCGTGAAGGTCGTCGTCTTATGGTAGAAGCCCACGCCCCCCGTCACATACGCGCCCGTCTTATCCCCCTGCGCGAAGTTATAGATCGGGTCAAGCGCAAACGACCAGACATGGCCACTGCCGCCGAGCTGAGTTAAAAGGGAGCAGTCCCCAGCTGCTTCTTCGGCAGCAGTGCATAGACCGTTGTACAAATCGAGCTGGTTGTTCAGCGTATTCGTCTGGATGCCGAAGTTCGCCCAGTTGAAATCAATCAACAGACCCACGTTCTTGTTGAAGTTTCGTCCACCGCCCGCCTGAAAATCATAGCTCGTCTTAAAGTAGTCATGCGTGCCGCCGGTCGGCAGCGTAAATCCGCCGCCCACCTGAAAGGTGTACTTATTCGAGCCGTCCGCGTTGTGCGAACCATCCGTGTAACGCGGGCGTCCATAGCGGCGGCGCGGCGGGGGCTGCGAACTGTCATCGCTCAGGCTGGACCGCTCTGTCGTGACAGTATCGGCCGAATCACTGCTGGTGCTTGAACTCGACGAGTTCACGTCCATGAAGTTAAATGGTGTCTTCAGTGCAGCCTGGAGGTTCAGCGTCGGAGATACAGCCGCTGGCTGCTGCGCGTGCATACCTAGCGTAGCTGAGGCAGCAAAGACAGCTGCGGCTGCAAGGGCAAAGCTTCGATTGATCGTGTGCATCTTAAATGGCTCCCTGAGTAGTGCAAAGTTCTTATTGCTGGTTGAACCCGTACTTTACGTGCTTGTTGTGTAAGACGCAGAGGAAACTGGAATGGATAACCAAACCAACGACAGAGCATACAAACCGTCAACAGCGCGGGGACAAAAAATGAGGCGCCCCGCTTACGACTGGGCACCTCATTTCGTCTAATGCTCCCATATGCTTAGTGGATGTCGAACTGCTCCGGGTGAAGGCTCGGATCGGACTTGACTAAGATTGTCTTGCCGGACATCTCCTCCATCTCCTGAAGCCACTTCGTTCCGCTGGATTTGAGCTGTTTGACTACATCAGGGTGAACGCGGAGCATCACATCGCCCTTATCGAGATGCTTGTGCATCTTGCGCATCTCGATGTAAATGTCGTTGCAGACGGTAACCGCCGACTTGACCATGCCGGTGCCGACGCAGACGTTGCAAGTGGTCGAGAGAGTACGCTCAAGCGACTGCTTAACCCGCTTGCGTGTAATCGCAACCAGCCCGAAATCATTGAACTGAAGCACCTTGGACGGTGCGCGGTCGCTCTTCAACTCCTCTTCGAGCGCAGCCATAACCTTGTTGCGGTTCTTGCGCTCGTCCATGTCGATGAAGTCGATGATGATGATGCCGCCCAGATCGCGCAGCCGAATCTGACGCACTATCTCCGGGATCGCGTCGAGATTCGTCTTGACGATAGTGTCCTCGAGCCGCGCCGTCTTGCCAACAAACTTGCCTGTATTGATGTCGATCGCGACCAGCGCTTCGGTCTGATTGATGACAATGGAACCGCCAGACTTCAGCCACACCTTCGAACGCAGCGCCTTATTGATCTCCTCCGTAATGCCGAATTGCTCGAAGAGGGGCGTCTCCTTCAGATACAGCTTGACGCGGCGGATGAGCGAAGGCTGGAAGCGTTGCAGGAAGCGCAGCACGCGCTCGTATTCGCTCTCTGTATCGACCCAGATCGCCGAAAAATTGTCCGTCACCTGATCGCGCAGAATCCGCTCGACAAGATTGAGGTCGTGGTAGATCAGTGCCGGCGACTTCGACGACTCAGACCGCTGCTTGATGTCGGCCCAGAGATTCAGCAGGAAGCGCAGATCGCTGCGCAGCTCCTCTTCGCTGGCTCCGGCAGCGGCGGTGCGAACGATGAATCCGCCCGCAGCCTCGCCCTTCTCGCTGAGCAGAATCTCCTTCAGGCGGCGACGCTCGCCGTCTGACTCGATCTTGCGTGAGACGCCCGTATGGTTCACGGTCGGCATAAATACCAGGAACCGACCCGGCAGAGCGATGTGCGAGGTAATACGCGCACCCTTCTTGGCGATGGGCTCCTTCGCAATCTGTACCAAAATCTCCTGGCCCGGCTTCAGCAGTTCGCTGATCGCGGGCAGATTGGTCGACTGCATCGAGCTGCGGCCCACGCGATTGGAGCGACCACGGTCACGATCTCCTCCGCCACCCGTATTGCGCGGACGGCCGGAGCTGTCGCCACCGCGACGATCGCGGTCACGGCCACCACGGCGGGCATCACGACGGCCACCACGGCGCTCATTGTAGGACTGACCGTCGGCACTGGCCGTATCGTTCGCTTCAGGCTCACGGAACTCCGTGGAGAAATCGCCGGCGGCCTCTGCCGTGCGGGCATACTCCTCGGAACCTTCCTCCGCTTCCTCAAATTCATGTCCGTTGGCTTCGATCTCTTCGGACTCTTCAAGGAAATCCTCCTCGAAGTCTTCCTCTTCTTCATCGACGCCGGGCTCAGGAGTGCGAGTAATCTGGTCGATCGACATCTCCCGAAGCATCGTGCCAAGATCAGCCGCGCCTTCGAGCGTCTCCTCCTCCAGATCGTCGTGCTCATCGGCATACCCTGCGTGGAGAGCCGCAACCTCGTACTCATCGTCGTCGATCAGCTCCTCTTCCAACTCCCCAGTACCGGGAGCGAATGTCTGCGCCGCATGCTCCTCTGATTCATCAATCTCTTCCACATGCTCTTCAACCAAGTCGGCCGGATTGAGAATCGCCGCCTCGTGATGGATGGGCGAGGTCGGCTCAGGCTGCTCCTGGGAGGCAGGAATGCTGACCGGCTCGATCGTCAAAGACTCGGAGAACATCTCCCCTGAAGCATGAAGCGTGGTGATCTCATGCTCGGGAAGCAGTTCCTCGAAGCTCTTCTCGACCGGCGCTTCCGGTTCAGGCGTAAAGAAATGTGTATGGCCAAAGGAAGGCCCCGCATCAACAGCAGCAACTTCCTCCGCGTGCTCTTCGACCGGCGCACTCTGACGGTACTCGCTCGGCGGAATCGGATCGACGCGGTAGGAGGCAGACGCCTCTTCCGGCTCGTACTCGGCCGCTGGAGACGATTCGTGCACAGTCTCATGGCTGATCTCAGCCGCAGGCACCTGCTCGGGATGAGCGGCCAGGGCTACCTCAGGCTGCGACTCAGGCGTCTCGGCGACGCTGGGGCCATCTTGCTCCTGAACGACGGGAGCAGGCTCAACGCTGTGCGCCGGTTCGGGCTGGGTAAAGTTGGTGCGTAAGTCCGTACGAACCTCAGCGCGTGAATCATTTCGGCGGTGACGCGAAAGTGACTCGCCCGGAAGAATCGAGCCGCCATCCCATCCACTGGGAATGGTGTACTCAGTCGACGGCAGCGGCGTCAGAACGATCGTCGCCTCCGGCTTGCCTACAGGCGCATCTTCTCCCTTGCGATACTTGGAGAGCGATTCTCCAGGAAGAATGATCGGCTCACCTGCCGGGGCGTCGGAGAAGCTCTCCTCAGCAGCGGCGCTATCCACGCCGTAAAGACTCTGAGAAGGAGCGAAGCCACGCGGCGCACGAGGGCCGCGATCATCGCGTCCACCACGGTCGTTTCGTCCACGATCCCGGCCGCGGCCATTGCGGTCTCCACGACCACCACGATCATTGCCACTACGGTCGTTGCGCCGCCCCTCGTTATATGAAGGAGCCGGAGCCGCATCGACGGAGGTAACGGGAGCGGGCTCGCCTACACCTTCTGCCTTAAAGGCGGGCTCTGCTGTATAGGTATCCCGTGTGAAATCGTCCGGAGAACCCGCCTCAGCCTCTGCGGGGAAGATGGGCTGCTCGCTTCCGGGCGTTGCGCTGCGGGCAGCATCCTCGCGCCCTGGACCACGGCCACGGCGGCGGCCACGACGACCGCGCCAGCGACGGCTGCCATCGGCACCCGGTGCTCCTTCGCCAATCTCGGAGCCATCTGCCGCATCGATCGTGAAGGAAGAATCATTGGGTGCCTGCGCAACGGGACGCGGAGCTTCAAATGGAGCGTCGGTACGGTTCTCGGTCTGCGCAGGGCGGTCACCACTGGGCGTGCGGTCGCCGCGATCTCCACGGCCGCGACGGCTTCGGCCATTCCGGTCGCCCCTGTCCCCACGATCGTTGCCGCTGCGCTCTGGCCGCTGACCTTCGGCCGAAGCTTCGAGACGTGGGGCGCGAGCCTCGCGCGGGGCTCCGTCGCCAATGCTGGCGGTCTCGAAC
Protein-coding regions in this window:
- a CDS encoding outer membrane beta-barrel protein yields the protein MHTINRSFALAAAAVFAASATLGMHAQQPAAVSPTLNLQAALKTPFNFMDVNSSSSSTSSDSADTVTTERSSLSDDSSQPPPRRRYGRPRYTDGSHNADGSNKYTFQVGGGFTLPTGGTHDYFKTSYDFQAGGGRNFNKNVGLLIDFNWANFGIQTNTLNNQLDLYNGLCTAAEEAAGDCSLLTQLGGSGHVWSFALDPIYNFAQGDKTGAYVTGGVGFYHKTTTFTTPTTGEYCDYYGYCYEYQANQPIDSYTSNAFGVNAGLGYTYKPSQFANEKFFVEARYIYTANSRRAETGTTTANTPSGSTAFNAFPQNSAPTTFIPITFGVRF
- a CDS encoding Rne/Rng family ribonuclease, which gives rise to MSKEIYISSTPHETRLAIVENDALTEIYYERENEYTLAGSIYNGKVTRVLPGMQSSFVDIGLERDAFLYITDFMEEAPDSAEFETASIGDGAPREARAPRLEASAEGQRPERSGNDRGDRGDRNGRSRRGRGDRGDRTPSGDRPAQTENRTDAPFEAPRPVAQAPNDSSFTIDAADGSEIGEGAPGADGSRRWRGRRGRRRGRGPGREDAARSATPGSEQPIFPAEAEAGSPDDFTRDTYTAEPAFKAEGVGEPAPVTSVDAAPAPSYNEGRRNDRSGNDRGGRGDRNGRGRDRGRNDRGGRDDRGPRAPRGFAPSQSLYGVDSAAAEESFSDAPAGEPIILPGESLSKYRKGEDAPVGKPEATIVLTPLPSTEYTIPSGWDGGSILPGESLSRHRRNDSRAEVRTDLRTNFTQPEPAHSVEPAPVVQEQDGPSVAETPESQPEVALAAHPEQVPAAEISHETVHESSPAAEYEPEEASASYRVDPIPPSEYRQSAPVEEHAEEVAAVDAGPSFGHTHFFTPEPEAPVEKSFEELLPEHEITTLHASGEMFSESLTIEPVSIPASQEQPEPTSPIHHEAAILNPADLVEEHVEEIDESEEHAAQTFAPGTGELEEELIDDDEYEVAALHAGYADEHDDLEEETLEGAADLGTMLREMSIDQITRTPEPGVDEEEEDFEEDFLEESEEIEANGHEFEEAEEGSEEYARTAEAAGDFSTEFREPEANDTASADGQSYNERRGGRRDARRGGRDRDRRGGDSSGRPRNTGGGGDRDRGRSNRVGRSSMQSTNLPAISELLKPGQEILVQIAKEPIAKKGARITSHIALPGRFLVFMPTVNHTGVSRKIESDGERRRLKEILLSEKGEAAGGFIVRTAAAGASEEELRSDLRFLLNLWADIKQRSESSKSPALIYHDLNLVERILRDQVTDNFSAIWVDTESEYERVLRFLQRFQPSLIRRVKLYLKETPLFEQFGITEEINKALRSKVWLKSGGSIVINQTEALVAIDINTGKFVGKTARLEDTIVKTNLDAIPEIVRQIRLRDLGGIIIIDFIDMDERKNRNKVMAALEEELKSDRAPSKVLQFNDFGLVAITRKRVKQSLERTLSTTCNVCVGTGMVKSAVTVCNDIYIEMRKMHKHLDKGDVMLRVHPDVVKQLKSSGTKWLQEMEEMSGKTILVKSDPSLHPEQFDIH